A genome region from Cucurbita pepo subsp. pepo cultivar mu-cu-16 chromosome LG02, ASM280686v2, whole genome shotgun sequence includes the following:
- the LOC111789183 gene encoding pto-interacting protein 1-like isoform X1, which produces MSCFRCCEEDEIQKAADNGGMNAAKNTSGNNGGYHKPEAAPAVTQAVKMQPILVPSIPLNELSEVTDNFGNDALIGEGSYGRVYYGLLKSGQPAAIKKLDASKQPDDEFLAQVSMVSRLKNENFVQLLGYCIDGSSRILAYEYASNGSLHDILHGRKGVKGAQPGPVLSWAQRVKIAVGAARGLEYLHEKAESHIIHRDIKSSNVLLFDNDVAKIADFDLSNQAPDMAARLHSTRVLGTFGYHAPEYAMTGQLNAKSDVYSFGVVLLELLTGRKPVDPTLPRGQQSLVTWAAPKLSEDKVRQCVDGRLGGDYPPKAVAKLAAVAALCVQYEADFRPNMSIVVKALQHLLNARPVPSSGDASNSISGQT; this is translated from the exons ATGAGCTGCTTTCGCTGCTGTGAGGAAGATGAAATTCAGAAAGCAGCTGACAATGGAGGCATGAATGCAGCAAAAAACACTTCAG GAAACAATGGAGGTTATCATAAACCCGAAGCTGCACCAGCAGTCACTCAAGCTGTCAAAATGCAACCAATATTAGTGCCTAGCATACCCCTCAATGAACTATCGGAAGTAACAGACAACTTTGGAAATGATGCTTTAATTGGAGAGGGTTCATATGGAAGAGTATACTATGGGTTGCTTAAAAGCGGGCAGCCTGCTGCGATCAAGAAGTTAGATGCAAGCAAACAGCCTGATGACGAGTTTCTAGCCCAG GTCTCCATGGTCTCAAGGTTGAAGAACgaaaattttgttcaattgCTTGGTTATTGCATTGATGGGAGTTCCCGCATACTAGCATACGAGTATGCTTCTAATGGATCACTTCATGATATTCTTCATG GAAGAAAAGGTGTGAAAGGAGCCCAGCCTGGTCCCGTTCTATCATGGGCTCAACGTGTGAAAATTGCTGTGGGGGCAGCTAGAGGACTTGAGTATTTGCATGAAAAGGCCGAGTCCCACATTATCCATCGTGATATTAAGTCCAGCAATGTACTTCTCTTTGATAATGATGTTGCTAAAATTGCTGACTTTGATTTATCCAATCAAGCTCCTGATATGGCAGCACGTCTTCATTCTACCCGTGTTCTTGGAACTTTTGGTTATCATGCTCCTGA ATATGCTATGACTGGTCAGTTGAATGCCAAGAGTGATGTATACAGCTTTGGTGTAGTCTTGCTTGAACTCCTGACAGGGAGAAAACCTGTAGATCCTACGCTACCACGAGGACAACAAAGTCTAGTTACTTGG GCTGCACCAAAACTCAGTGAAGATAAAGTTAGGCAGTGTGTCGATGGAAGGCTTGGCGGAGACTACCCCCCAAAGGCAGTAGCAAAG TTGGCAGCTGTTGCAGCCTTGTGTGTGCAATATGAGGCAGATTTCCGGCCAAACATGAGCATTGTTGTCAAAGCCCTTCAGCATCTATTAAATGCTCGACCTGTGCCTTCTTCTGGTGATGCATCAAACTCGATTTCCGGCCAAACATGA
- the LOC111789183 gene encoding pto-interacting protein 1-like isoform X3, whose protein sequence is MSCFRCCEEDEIQKAADNGGMNAAKNTSGNNGGYHKPEAAPAVTQAVKMQPILVPSIPLNELSEVTDNFGNDALIGEGSYGRVYYGLLKSGQPAAIKKLDASKQPDDEFLAQVSMVSRLKNENFVQLLGYCIDGSSRILAYEYASNGSLHDILHGRKGVKGAQPGPVLSWAQRVKIAVGAARGLEYLHEKAESHIIHRDIKSSNVLLFDNDVAKIADFDLSNQAPDMAARLHSTRVLGTFGYHAPEYAMTGQLNAKSDVYSFGVVLLELLTGRKPVDPTLPRGQQSLVTWAAPKLSEDKVRQCVDGRLGGDYPPKAVAKLAAVAALCVQYEADFRPNMSIVVKALQHLLNARPVPSSGDASNS, encoded by the exons ATGAGCTGCTTTCGCTGCTGTGAGGAAGATGAAATTCAGAAAGCAGCTGACAATGGAGGCATGAATGCAGCAAAAAACACTTCAG GAAACAATGGAGGTTATCATAAACCCGAAGCTGCACCAGCAGTCACTCAAGCTGTCAAAATGCAACCAATATTAGTGCCTAGCATACCCCTCAATGAACTATCGGAAGTAACAGACAACTTTGGAAATGATGCTTTAATTGGAGAGGGTTCATATGGAAGAGTATACTATGGGTTGCTTAAAAGCGGGCAGCCTGCTGCGATCAAGAAGTTAGATGCAAGCAAACAGCCTGATGACGAGTTTCTAGCCCAG GTCTCCATGGTCTCAAGGTTGAAGAACgaaaattttgttcaattgCTTGGTTATTGCATTGATGGGAGTTCCCGCATACTAGCATACGAGTATGCTTCTAATGGATCACTTCATGATATTCTTCATG GAAGAAAAGGTGTGAAAGGAGCCCAGCCTGGTCCCGTTCTATCATGGGCTCAACGTGTGAAAATTGCTGTGGGGGCAGCTAGAGGACTTGAGTATTTGCATGAAAAGGCCGAGTCCCACATTATCCATCGTGATATTAAGTCCAGCAATGTACTTCTCTTTGATAATGATGTTGCTAAAATTGCTGACTTTGATTTATCCAATCAAGCTCCTGATATGGCAGCACGTCTTCATTCTACCCGTGTTCTTGGAACTTTTGGTTATCATGCTCCTGA ATATGCTATGACTGGTCAGTTGAATGCCAAGAGTGATGTATACAGCTTTGGTGTAGTCTTGCTTGAACTCCTGACAGGGAGAAAACCTGTAGATCCTACGCTACCACGAGGACAACAAAGTCTAGTTACTTGG GCTGCACCAAAACTCAGTGAAGATAAAGTTAGGCAGTGTGTCGATGGAAGGCTTGGCGGAGACTACCCCCCAAAGGCAGTAGCAAAG TTGGCAGCTGTTGCAGCCTTGTGTGTGCAATATGAGGCAGATTTCCGGCCAAAC ATGAGCATTGTTGTCAAAGCCCTTCAGCATCTATTAAATGCTCGACCTGTGCCTTCTTCTGGTGATGCATCAAACTCGTGA
- the LOC111785536 gene encoding anamorsin homolog isoform X1 translates to MKSVLAITDDTVLATSVIVNALQELGNGDVANYDSQIITQAFSLNKLPLGASSMDVVISICRSAFPSDQMLEEISRVLKPGGVIFIHKTSQSVAVEKDESPALVRRLLIAGFLEAQVTEKKIVSPSEVENLVIKAKKPSWAIGSSFSIKKPAKILPKIQIDDDSDLIDEDSLLTEEDLKKPQLPLVGDCEVGSTRKACKNCSCGRAEAEEKVEKLGLTSDLLENPQSACGNCGLGDAFRCSTCPYKGLPAFKLGEKVSLSGNFLAADI, encoded by the exons ATGAAGAGTGTTCTGGCAATTACGGATGACACTGTTCTGGCTACCAGCGTCATTGTTAATGCTTTACAAGAGCTTGGGAATGGAGATGTTGCAAACTATGATTCACAAATAATAACTCAAGCCTTTTCTCTGA ATAAGCTGCCACTTGGAGCTTCATCCATGGATGTTGTCATTTCTATCTGTAGATCTGCTTTTCCAAGTGATCAGATGCTTGAAGAAATCTCTAGAGTTCTGAAGCCTGGTGGGGTAATCTTTATTCACAAGACTTCACAGTCTGTTGCAGTTGAGAAAGATGAG TCCCCTGCCCTGGTGAGAAGATTACTAATAGCAGGCTTTCTAGAGGCTCAAGTAaccgaaaagaaaatagtttcTCCATCTGAAGTAGAGAATCTTGTG ATAAAAGCAAAGAAGCCTTCTTGGGCGATTGGCTCCTCTTTTTCCATTAAGAAGCCAGCAAAAATTTTACCAAAGATTCAGATTGATGACGATTCTGATTTGATTGATGAAGATAGTTTATTGACTGAGGAGGATTTGAAGAAACCCCAGCTACCATTAG TTGGTGACTGTGAAGTTGGCAGTACAAGAAAAGCTTGCAAGAACTGCAGTTGTGGTAGGGCTGAAGCAGaggaaaaagtagaaaagcTGGGATTGACTTCAGATTTGTTGGAAAATCCTCAATCTGCATGTGGCAAC TGTGGACTGGGAGATGCTTTTCGGTGCAGTACATGCCCCTACAAGGGTCTTCCAGCATTTAAACTTGGGGAGAAG GTGTCTTTATCCGGGAACTTCCTTGCTGCCGATATATga
- the LOC111787724 gene encoding delta(24)-sterol reductase-like translates to MSDVEASKPQKRKKGWVDFLVNFRWILVIFVVLPFSFSFYFMQYLGDKRSERKSYKQRQIEHEENVQKVVERLKERNPSKDGLVCTARKPWLAVGMRNVDYKRARHFEVDLSAFRNILDIDKERMIAKVEPHVNMGQISRATIPMNLSLAVVAELDDLTVGGLINGYGIEGSSHIYGLFSDTVVAYEIVLADGRVVRATKDNEYSDLFYAIPWSQGTLGFLVSAEIKLIHIKEYMKLTYTPAKGNLQEIGQAYMDSFTPRDLDQDNPEKVPDFVETMIYSPTEAVCMTGRYASSEEAKKKGNVINSIGWWFKPWFYQHAQKALKKGEFVEYIPTREYYHRHTRSLYWEGKLILPFADQWWFRFLLGWMMPPKVSLLKATQGEAIRNYYHEMHIVQDMLVPLRRIGDTLEWIHKEMEVYPLWLCPHRLFKPPIKTMVTPEPGFELQLKQGDTPYAQMYTDIGVYYAPGAVLRGEVYDGVKAVKNMGNWLIEIHGFQPQHSVTEMTEEEFWKMFEPELYEVCRKKYGAIGTFMHVYYKCKKGRKTEKEVQEAERAQPETAYADLEQPAE, encoded by the exons ATGTCAGACGTTGAGGCCTCCAAGCcacaaaagaggaagaaaggcTGGGTGGactttttagttaattttcgATGGATTCTGGTTATTTTTGTAGTTCTTCCGTTCTCATTCAGTTTCTACTTCATGCAATATCTTGGAGACAAACGATCTGAGAGGAAGTCCTACAAGCAGCGCCAGATTGAACATGAAGAAAATGTCCAGAAAGTTGTTGAACGcctcaaagaaagaaaccctTCGAAGGATGGTCTTGTCTGCACTGCCCGCAAGCCTTGGCTTGCGGTGGGAATGCGAAATGTTGACTACAAACGAGCACGACACTTCGAGGTTGATCTATCGGCTTTCCGCAACATACTTGACATTGACAAGGAGAGAATGATTGCAAAAGTTGAGCCCCATGTGAACATGGGACAGATATCTAGAGCCACAATTCCCATGAACCTTTCACTCGCAGTCGTTGCCGAGCTCGATGATCTTACTGTTGGTGGCCTCATCAATGGCTATGGCATTGAAGGAAGCTCCCATATCTATGGTCTTTTCTCTGATACAGTTGTGGCCTATGAAATTGTTCTTGCAGACGGCAGGGTCGTAAGGGCTACCAAGGATAATGAATACTCTGATCTTTTCTATGCCATCCCATGGTCTCAAGGGACTCTTGGTTTTCTTGTGTCTGCTGAGATCAAACTTATACATATCAAGGAATATATGAAGCTTACATACACACCTGCCAAAGGCAACCTACAGGAGATTGGGCAGGCATATATGGATTCATTTACACCAAGAGATTTAGATCAAGATAACCCTGAGAAGGTCCCTGACTTCGTAGAAACCATGATTTATTCTCCTACCGAAGCCGTGTGTATGACAGGAAGATATGCATCCAGTGAAGAGGCCAAGAAGAAAGGGAATGTGATCAACAGCATAGGCTGGTGGTTCAAGCCCTGGTTTTACCAGCATGCACAAAAAGCACTGAAAAAGGGGGAGTTTGTGGAGTATATCCCAACAAGAGAGTACTATCACAGGCACACTAGATCTTTGTATTGGGAGGGAAAGCTTATTCTTCCGTTTGCTGATCAATGGTGGTTCCGGTTTCTCTTGGGATGGATGATGCCTCCCAAGGTCTCTCTGCTGAAGGCTACTCAAGGTGAGGCTATCAGAAACTATTACCATGAGATGCATATTGTTCAGGACATGCTCGTTCCTCTTCGACGAATCGGGGATACGTTGGAGTGGATCCACAAAGAGATGGAG GTGTACCCATTATGGCTCTGCCCACACAGATTGTTCAAGCCCCCAATCAAAACAATGGTGACTCCTGAACCAGGATTTGAGCTGCAACTCAAGCAGGGTGACACCCCCTACGCTCAGATGTACACAGACATCGGAGTCTACTATGCTCCCGGAGCCGTCCTAAGAGGAGAAGTTTACGACGGCGTTAAGGCAGTCAAGAACATGGGGAACTGGCTCATTGAAATCCATGGCTTCCAACCACAGCACTCAGTGACCGAGATGACCGAGGAAGAGTTTTGGAAAATGTTTGAGCCAGAACTTTATGAGGTGTGCCGAAAGAAGTATGGAGCCATAGGGACGTTCATGCATGTGTATTACAAATGTAAGAAGGGGAGGAAGACCGAGAAGGAAGTCCAGGAAGCTGAACGAGCTCAACCTGAAACTGCTTACGCTGATTTAGAGCAACCAGCTGAGTGA
- the LOC111785536 gene encoding anamorsin homolog isoform X2 encodes MKSVLAITDDTVLATSVIVNALQELGNGDVANYDSQIITQAFSLNKLPLGASSMDVVISICRSAFPSDQMLEEISRVLKPGGVIFIHKTSQSVAVEKDEIKAKKPSWAIGSSFSIKKPAKILPKIQIDDDSDLIDEDSLLTEEDLKKPQLPLVGDCEVGSTRKACKNCSCGRAEAEEKVEKLGLTSDLLENPQSACGNCGLGDAFRCSTCPYKGLPAFKLGEKVSLSGNFLAADI; translated from the exons ATGAAGAGTGTTCTGGCAATTACGGATGACACTGTTCTGGCTACCAGCGTCATTGTTAATGCTTTACAAGAGCTTGGGAATGGAGATGTTGCAAACTATGATTCACAAATAATAACTCAAGCCTTTTCTCTGA ATAAGCTGCCACTTGGAGCTTCATCCATGGATGTTGTCATTTCTATCTGTAGATCTGCTTTTCCAAGTGATCAGATGCTTGAAGAAATCTCTAGAGTTCTGAAGCCTGGTGGGGTAATCTTTATTCACAAGACTTCACAGTCTGTTGCAGTTGAGAAAGATGAG ATAAAAGCAAAGAAGCCTTCTTGGGCGATTGGCTCCTCTTTTTCCATTAAGAAGCCAGCAAAAATTTTACCAAAGATTCAGATTGATGACGATTCTGATTTGATTGATGAAGATAGTTTATTGACTGAGGAGGATTTGAAGAAACCCCAGCTACCATTAG TTGGTGACTGTGAAGTTGGCAGTACAAGAAAAGCTTGCAAGAACTGCAGTTGTGGTAGGGCTGAAGCAGaggaaaaagtagaaaagcTGGGATTGACTTCAGATTTGTTGGAAAATCCTCAATCTGCATGTGGCAAC TGTGGACTGGGAGATGCTTTTCGGTGCAGTACATGCCCCTACAAGGGTCTTCCAGCATTTAAACTTGGGGAGAAG GTGTCTTTATCCGGGAACTTCCTTGCTGCCGATATATga
- the LOC111789183 gene encoding pto-interacting protein 1-like isoform X2, giving the protein MSCFRCCEEDEIQKAADNGGMNAAKNTSGNNGGYHKPEAAPAVTQAVKMQPILVPSIPLNELSEVTDNFGNDALIGEGSYGRVYYGLLKSGQPAAIKKLDASKQPDDEFLAQVSMVSRLKNENFVQLLGYCIDGSSRILAYEYASNGSLHDILHGRKGVKGAQPGPVLSWAQRVKIAVGAARGLEYLHEKAESHIIHRDIKSSNVLLFDNDVAKIADFDLSNQAPDMAARLHSTRVLGTFGYHAPEYAMTGQLNAKSDVYSFGVVLLELLTGRKPVDPTLPRGQQSLVTWAAPKLSEDKVRQCVDGRLGGDYPPKAVAKLAAVAALCVQYEADFRPNMSIVVKALQHLLNARPVPSSGDASNS; this is encoded by the exons ATGAGCTGCTTTCGCTGCTGTGAGGAAGATGAAATTCAGAAAGCAGCTGACAATGGAGGCATGAATGCAGCAAAAAACACTTCAG GAAACAATGGAGGTTATCATAAACCCGAAGCTGCACCAGCAGTCACTCAAGCTGTCAAAATGCAACCAATATTAGTGCCTAGCATACCCCTCAATGAACTATCGGAAGTAACAGACAACTTTGGAAATGATGCTTTAATTGGAGAGGGTTCATATGGAAGAGTATACTATGGGTTGCTTAAAAGCGGGCAGCCTGCTGCGATCAAGAAGTTAGATGCAAGCAAACAGCCTGATGACGAGTTTCTAGCCCAG GTCTCCATGGTCTCAAGGTTGAAGAACgaaaattttgttcaattgCTTGGTTATTGCATTGATGGGAGTTCCCGCATACTAGCATACGAGTATGCTTCTAATGGATCACTTCATGATATTCTTCATG GAAGAAAAGGTGTGAAAGGAGCCCAGCCTGGTCCCGTTCTATCATGGGCTCAACGTGTGAAAATTGCTGTGGGGGCAGCTAGAGGACTTGAGTATTTGCATGAAAAGGCCGAGTCCCACATTATCCATCGTGATATTAAGTCCAGCAATGTACTTCTCTTTGATAATGATGTTGCTAAAATTGCTGACTTTGATTTATCCAATCAAGCTCCTGATATGGCAGCACGTCTTCATTCTACCCGTGTTCTTGGAACTTTTGGTTATCATGCTCCTGA ATATGCTATGACTGGTCAGTTGAATGCCAAGAGTGATGTATACAGCTTTGGTGTAGTCTTGCTTGAACTCCTGACAGGGAGAAAACCTGTAGATCCTACGCTACCACGAGGACAACAAAGTCTAGTTACTTGG GCTGCACCAAAACTCAGTGAAGATAAAGTTAGGCAGTGTGTCGATGGAAGGCTTGGCGGAGACTACCCCCCAAAGGCAGTAGCAAAG TTGGCAGCTGTTGCAGCCTTGTGTGTGCAATATGAGGCAGATTTCCGGCCAAACATGAGCATTGTTGTCAAAGCCCTTCAGCATCTATTAAATGCTCGACCTGTGCCTTCTTCTG GTGATGCATCAAACTCGTGA
- the LOC111789038 gene encoding alanine--tRNA ligase-like, translating into MNRGFSRVKAEQLTATCFSSTLTSPSPFFPPQLSIHSTTAHSSTGIHLFFNFPFSPCSSSSSELSIHSLSAMPGAGSQGVEWPANRIRDTFFRFFEEKNHVQWKSSPVVPVNDPTLLFANAGMNQFKPIFLGTADPNTSLSKLTRAYNTQKCIRAGGKHNDLDDVGKDTYHHTFFEMLGNWSFGDYFKKEAIAWAWELLTQIYKLPTDRFYATYFGGDEKAGLAPDTEARDIWLKFLPAERVLPFGCKDNFWEMGDTGPCGPCTEIHYDRLGGRDAARLVNNDDPTCIEIWNVVFIQFNRENDGSLKSLPAKHVDTGLGFERLTSVLQDKMSNYDTDVFMPIFDAIQKATGARPYSGKVGPDDVDNMDVAYRVVADHIRTLSIAIADGSCPGNEGREYVLRRILRRAVRYGSEVLKAQEGFFNGLVSTVVKMMGDVFPELKQHEVRIREIIAEEEASFGKTLLKGIEKFKKAAQDVQGKILSGQDAFILWDTYGFPLDLTQLMAEERGLLVDTQGFNDAMDEARERSRSAQNKQAGGTIVMDADATATLHKKAVASTDDKFKFIWFKDHESVVKAIYTGYEYLESVAADNEVGLVLESTSFYAEQGGQIFDTGSIEGPFGSFQVCNVQVFGGFIIHIGSFNGGSGRISLGDKVICKVDYERRKLIAPNHTCTHMLNFALREILGNHVDQKGSIVLPEKLRFDFSHGKPVDPDDLRKIESIVNKQIEDELVVNAKEVTLAEAKRINGLRAVFGEVYPDPVRVVAIGKNVEELLADPDNAKWLSISSELCGGTHISNTREAKAFALLSEEGIAKGIRRITAVTTDSAFKAIEQAQSLEQEVDDAFNIDGSLLEKVVASFKNRVDSAPIPAAKKAQIRTKIASLQFELKKAQKKLAEENMQKAVEIAVETAEVASSDGKAFCISHVNVGLDAAAVREAVHKVMEQKGLSAMVFSTDETTNKVVVCAGVPPEGSRGEPLEVSEWLTIALQPLKGRCGKGKGGLATGQGTDASQIKEAMDVATSFASLKLSK; encoded by the exons ATGAACAGAGGATTTTCCAGGGTGAAGGCAGAGCAATTAACCGCTACATGTTTTAGCTCCACTCTTACTTCCCCTTCTCCATTTTTCCCGCCGCAGCTATCCATTCACTCGACCACAGCTCATAGCTCAACTGGGATTcatctcttcttcaatttcccATTTTCGCCTTGCTCTTCTTCATCGTCTGAGCTATCCATTCACTCGCTGTCAGCAATGCCGGGGGCCGGTTCTCAAGGAGTGGAATGGCCGGCCAACCGCATAAGGGACACGTTTTTTCGGTTTTTCGAAGAGAAGAATCACGTTCAGTGGAAGTCTAGCCCCGTTGTGCCCGTCAACGATCCGACTCTTCTTTTTGCTAATGCGg GTATGAATCAGTTCAAGCCCATTTTCTTGGGCACTGCTGATCCTAATACGTCTTTGAGCAAGCTTACCCGAGCTTATAACACTCAGAAATGTATTCGTGCTGGCGGGAAACACAATGATCTTGATGATGTTGGGAAAGACACTTATCACCATACTTTCTTTGAGATGCTTGGCAATTGGTCGTTCGGGGATTACTTTAAGAAGGAAGCCATCGCATGGGCCTGGGAACTTCTTACCCAG ATTTATAAGCTACCTACGGATCGATTTTATGCCACCTACTTCGGTGGTGATGAGAAAGCTGGTCTTGCACCTGATACTGAAGCTAGGGACATATGGCTGAAGTTTTTACCTGCTGAACGTGTCTTACCTTTTGGCTGCAAA GACAATTTTTGGGAAATGGGTGACACTGGTCCTTGTGGACCTTGCACTGAAATACATTATGACAGGCTTGGTGGTCGTGATGCTGCACGATTGGTTAATAATGATGACCCTACATGCATTGAGATATGGAACGTTGTTTTTATTCAA TTCAACAGGGAAAATGATGGCTCCCTGAAATCTCTCCCTGCTAAGCATGTTGATACTGGTTTGGGATTTGAAAGGCTGACTTCGGTACTTCAGGACAAGATGAGTAATTATGATACTGATGTGTTCATGCCCATCTTTGATGCAATCCAAAAG GCAACTGGAGCTCGGCCCTATAGTGGAAAAGTTGGACCAGATGATGTGGACAACATGGACGTGGCTTACAGGGTTGTTGCTGATCATATTAGAACTCTTTCAATTGCCATTGCTGATGGGTCTTGTCCAG GTAATGAGGGGCGTGAATATGTTTTGAGGCGTATTCTTCGTCGAGCAGTTCGATATGGAAGTGAAGTTTTAAAAGCTCAAGAAGGATTTTTCAATGG ACTTGTAAGTACTGTGGTGAAAATGATGGGTGATGTCTTCCCAGAGCTAAAACAACATGAAGTGCGAATTAGGGAGATAATTGCAGAAGAGGAAGCAAGTTTTGGCAAAACTTTGCTGAAG GGAATTGAGAAATTTAAGAAGGCCGCTCAGGATGTACAAGGGAAGATATTGAGTGGGCAG GATGCTTTTATCTTGTGGGATACATATGGATTTCCATTAGATTTGACTCAG TTGATGGCGGAAGAGAGGGGCCTGCTAGTTGATACTCAGGGTTTCAATGATGCCATGGATGAGGCAAGGGAAAGATCAAGAAGTGCTCAAAATAAA CAAGCAGGTGGTACTATTGTCATGGATGCTGATGCTACAGCAACATTGCACAAAAAGGCAGTTGCTTCAACAGAtgacaaattcaaatttatttggttcaag GACCATGAAAGTGTGGTGAAAGCTATTTACACTGGTTATGAATATCTGGAAAGTGTAGCAGCTGATAATGAAGTTGGTTTAGTTCTGGAATCTACAAGTTTTTACGCTGAGCAAGGTGGTCAG ATTTTTGATACTGGATCAATTGAAGGTCCCTTTGGCTCATTTCAAGTATGTAATGTTCAAGTATTTGGAGGTTTCATCATACATATTGGTTCGTTTAATGGTGGTAGTGGCAGAATTTCCCTGGGTGATAAAGTTATTTGCAAG GTTGACTATGAGCGGCGTAAGCTCATTGCTCCTAACCATACTTGTACCCATATGTTGAATTTTGCTCTTAGG GAAATACTTGGAAATCATGTTGACCAGAAGGGTTCTATTGTTCTTCCTGAAAAACTGCGATTTGATTTTTCTCATG GCAAGCCAGTGGATCCTGatgatttgagaaaaatagaGTCAATTGTTAACAAACAAATAGAAGATGAACTGGTTGTAAATGCTAAGGAGGTAACCCTTGCTGAAGCTAAGCGTATTAATGGGTTACGAGCTGTTTTTGGAGAA GTCTATCCCGACCCAGTTAGAGTTGTTGCCATTGGGAAAAATGTTGAGGAACTCCTGGCTGATCCAGATAATGCAAAATGGTTATCCATTTCTTCAGAGCTGTGTGGAG GGACCCATATATCAAATACGAGGGAAGCAAAGGCATTTGCCCTTCTATCTGAAGAAGGAATTGCTAAGGGGATTCGAAGAATTACTGCTGTTACCACTGATTCTGCCTTTAAAGCAATCGAGCAGGCTCAATCACTTGAGCAGGAAGTTGACGATGCTTTTAACATAGATGGTAGCTTGCTGGAAAAg GTGGTTGCTTCATTTAAAAACCGTGTTGATTCAGCACCAATTCCTGCTGCTAAAAAAGCACAAATTAGGACAAAGATCGCCTCGCTCCAG TTTGAATTAAAGAAAGCTCAGAAGAAGCTTGCCGAAGAAAATATGCAGAAAGCTGTCGAGATTGCCGTTGAAACGGCAGAAGTGGCTTCTTCAGATGGCAAGGCCTTCTGTATATCCCATGTAAATGTTGGTTTGGATGCAGCCGCAGTTCGTGAAGCTGTGCACAAAGTTATGGAACAGAAG GGCTTATCCGCGATGGTTTTTAGCACTGATGAAACCACAAATAAAGTTGTTGTTTGTGCTGGGGTTCCTCCAGAAGGGAGTCGAGGAGAGCCATTAGAGGTATCAGAGTGGTTGACAATAGCTTTGCAGCCACTAAAAGGAAGATGCGGGAAGGGGAAAGGTGGCCTCGCTACGGGCCAG GGAACTGATGCATCTCAAATCAAGGAGGCAATGGATGTTGCTACATCTTTTGCATCATTAAAATTGAGCAAATGA